In Aegilops tauschii subsp. strangulata cultivar AL8/78 chromosome 3, Aet v6.0, whole genome shotgun sequence, one genomic interval encodes:
- the LOC109786690 gene encoding F-box protein At2g40925-like — MDNETALRSKIAPCELPPNLVLEIMARLPVKSLLRFRCVCKAWRHTISDNVAFRGAHLRAQKPRLLVWTSTREDHRNKVTTIGLYVSEESVALADTMDLPHEDDAHFFAHCGGLVLVPMETVVRVVNPATRRVLPLPPSSNSVATDCFYKLLIHQVLGNVN; from the coding sequence ATGGACAACGAGACAGCCCTGAGGAGCAAGATAGCGCCGTGCGAGCTGCCACCCAACCTCGTGTTGGAGATAATGGCACGGCTGCCCGTCAAGTCGCTACTCCGGTTCAGGTGCGTCTGCAAGGCGTGGCGCCACACCATCTCCGACAATGTGGCGTTTCGCGGTGCCCACCTCCGTGCCCAGAAGCCACGCTTGCTCGTCTGGACCAGTACGAGAGAGGACCACAGGAACAAGGTCACCACCATCGGCTTGTACGTGTCGGAAGAGAGTGTAGCCCTCGCGGACACCATGGATTTACCCCATGAAGACGATGCACATTTCTTCGCGCACTGCGGAGGGCTGGTGCTGGTGCCCATGGAGACCGTGGTCCGTGTGGTCAACCCAGCCACACGGCGCGTCCTCCCACTGCCTCCGAGCTCCAACAGTGTAGCAACTGACTGCTTCTACAAGCTGCTCATCCaccaagtgttggggaac